From bacterium, a single genomic window includes:
- a CDS encoding GatB/YqeY domain-containing protein, which produces MGSPLLDALLADVKTAMKSQNQGLLSALRMLHSQVKDATVNVGKEPSDEMVATIVAKAIKQRQDSVEQYRAAARQDLADKEQQEIEWFRKYQPQQLGQAEIEALVKAIIAETGASGKKDLGKVMQALMPKVKGRSDGKLVNQVVLAELG; this is translated from the coding sequence ATGGGATCACCTTTGTTGGATGCGTTGTTGGCGGATGTGAAGACGGCGATGAAATCGCAAAATCAGGGGCTGTTGTCAGCCTTGAGAATGCTGCATTCCCAAGTTAAGGATGCTACGGTAAATGTGGGGAAGGAGCCATCCGATGAGATGGTGGCGACCATCGTTGCCAAGGCTATCAAGCAGCGCCAGGACTCGGTTGAGCAATACCGAGCCGCTGCACGGCAGGATTTGGCAGATAAAGAGCAACAGGAAATCGAATGGTTCCGTAAATATCAGCCGCAGCAGCTTGGGCAGGCAGAAATTGAAGCGTTGGTGAAGGCCATCATTGCCGAGACCGGTGCCAGTGGGAAGAAGGATTTAGGAAAGGTGATGCAGGCGCTGATGCCCAAGGTAAAGGGCCGTTCTGATGGCAAGCTTGTCAATCAGGTGGTTCTGGCCGAGTTGGGTTGA
- a CDS encoding ATP-binding cassette domain-containing protein, with translation MALLSLKDVSVSYGGLPLLDDVEFHIERGDRICLLGANGAGKSTMLRILAGESKPDLGKVIQPPSTRVNRLPQQVPLHLTGRVLDIVCPDPDALDNHRVALEAEQILTRLQVDPDVHFETLSGGTRRRVLLARTLLGKPDVVLLDEPTNHLDLDSIAWLEGYLLRHCRTFLFITHDRAFLRRIASRVVELDRGHLVDWRCDYDTFLKRKEETLQAEALLWERNDKRLEKEEAWRRRGVKARTVRNQGRVRALEALRADRRQRRERSGAVQMAIQEADRTGQIVLKAESVVFGYGNRALIHDFSEVITRGDRIGILGPNGCGKTTLLRLLLEPSGTGLTPLSGKITHGTNLQIAYSDQLRAQLDETQSLAENIAQGKEFIMLQGVKRHVMGYLEDFLFTPDRARQPVSVLSGGERNRLLLARLFAQPSNVLVLDEPTNDLDLDTLELLEEQLAAYTGTVLIVSHDRSFLNNVVTSVLAFEKHPPGRNDVWLKPEEGWFVNEYVGGYDDWAAKRLLPPDEEPAAKPPPLKPENPPQRKLTFRERKELDELPGRIEAMEEEQAQWHACLADPTFFRKPKAEITRVTERSEDLASALQAAYRQWEKLEAIANS, from the coding sequence ATGGCCCTATTAAGTTTAAAAGATGTCAGTGTGAGTTATGGCGGACTTCCGCTCCTGGATGATGTTGAGTTCCACATTGAGCGCGGAGATCGTATTTGCCTACTGGGCGCTAACGGCGCCGGGAAAAGCACCATGCTCAGAATTCTCGCCGGAGAATCCAAGCCGGACCTGGGTAAAGTTATCCAACCTCCCAGTACCCGCGTCAACAGGCTTCCCCAACAAGTACCCCTCCATTTAACTGGCCGGGTACTCGACATCGTCTGCCCGGATCCCGATGCACTGGATAATCACCGCGTCGCTCTTGAGGCCGAGCAAATCCTGACCCGCCTTCAAGTTGACCCGGACGTCCATTTTGAAACCCTTTCGGGGGGGACCCGCCGCCGCGTCCTTCTTGCCCGTACTCTGCTCGGAAAACCGGATGTCGTACTTCTGGATGAGCCAACCAACCATCTGGATCTCGACTCCATCGCCTGGCTGGAAGGCTACCTTCTGCGTCATTGCCGGACGTTCCTCTTCATCACCCATGACCGGGCCTTTCTCCGGCGCATCGCCTCACGAGTGGTTGAACTGGATCGGGGCCATCTCGTCGATTGGCGCTGTGATTATGACACCTTCTTGAAACGCAAAGAGGAGACCCTCCAGGCCGAAGCCCTGCTATGGGAGCGGAACGATAAACGACTCGAGAAAGAAGAGGCTTGGCGCCGCCGCGGCGTCAAAGCACGAACGGTCCGGAATCAGGGTCGTGTGAGAGCCCTGGAGGCCCTTCGCGCTGATCGCCGGCAACGCCGTGAACGTTCAGGAGCTGTCCAAATGGCGATTCAGGAGGCGGATCGTACCGGCCAAATTGTATTGAAGGCCGAGTCGGTTGTTTTCGGGTACGGTAACCGCGCTTTGATTCACGACTTTTCCGAAGTCATCACCCGGGGTGACCGGATTGGGATCCTCGGCCCTAACGGGTGCGGAAAAACCACCTTACTGCGCCTGTTGCTTGAACCAAGTGGAACTGGCCTGACCCCACTATCGGGAAAAATTACGCATGGCACTAACCTGCAAATTGCCTACTCCGACCAGCTTCGCGCACAGTTGGATGAAACCCAATCGCTGGCCGAAAACATCGCACAGGGAAAAGAGTTCATCATGCTGCAGGGCGTCAAACGCCATGTCATGGGATATCTGGAAGATTTCCTATTTACGCCCGATCGTGCCCGACAACCTGTATCGGTTCTTTCCGGTGGGGAACGCAACCGCCTTTTGCTGGCGAGACTCTTTGCACAACCTTCCAATGTACTCGTTCTGGACGAACCTACCAATGATCTGGATCTCGATACACTGGAACTACTCGAGGAGCAACTGGCAGCCTACACCGGCACCGTCCTTATCGTTAGCCATGACCGCTCCTTTTTGAATAACGTGGTCACCAGCGTGCTGGCTTTTGAAAAACACCCCCCGGGTCGCAATGACGTCTGGCTGAAACCAGAGGAAGGCTGGTTTGTAAATGAGTATGTGGGGGGCTATGATGACTGGGCCGCCAAGCGGTTACTGCCCCCGGATGAAGAGCCTGCCGCTAAACCGCCCCCTCTCAAACCGGAGAATCCGCCCCAGCGTAAACTGACGTTCCGCGAACGAAAAGAACTCGATGAATTACCAGGGCGTATTGAGGCGATGGAAGAAGAACAGGCCCAATGGCATGCTTGCCTGGCCGATCCCACATTTTTCCGGAAACCCAAAGCGGAAATCACCCGGGTTACAGAGCGTTCCGAGGATCTTGCCTCGGCCCTTCAGGCGGCGTATCGGCAGTGGGAAAAACTTGAAGCGATTGCCAATAGTTGA
- a CDS encoding YcgN family cysteine cluster protein codes for MKIVSAKTSIQQPHFWRRKTLAAMTRAEWESLCDGCGRCCVIKYEDPDTLKIHYTKWACRHLDLKTCRCSCYGNRKKRMPECVDLFHCTPEMLAWLPSSCSYRLLTEGHDLPVWHPLVTGKVTSTCRAGMSVRGHVIPEPDNHYE; via the coding sequence ATGAAAATAGTGAGTGCCAAAACATCTATTCAGCAGCCCCATTTCTGGAGACGGAAAACGCTGGCGGCGATGACACGGGCGGAGTGGGAATCCCTTTGTGACGGGTGTGGTCGGTGCTGTGTGATCAAGTATGAAGATCCCGATACCTTGAAAATCCACTATACCAAATGGGCTTGTCGGCATCTTGATCTCAAAACTTGCCGTTGTTCCTGTTATGGTAATCGGAAAAAGCGCATGCCGGAATGTGTCGATTTGTTCCATTGTACGCCCGAAATGTTGGCCTGGTTGCCCTCGAGTTGTTCTTATCGGCTACTAACGGAGGGGCATGATCTGCCGGTGTGGCACCCGCTGGTTACCGGGAAAGTCACTTCCACTTGCCGGGCCGGAATGTCCGTAAGGGGACATGTCATTCCAGAACCGGACAACCATTATGAATAA
- a CDS encoding VTT domain-containing protein: MNNRLLWVKGLALLFFVGTVVFVTVKYATPLTRFFSNANQLGEYLASFGIWGAAVFVLLQAVQVVIAPIPGEVTQFAGGFIYGTIQGTLFSILGILMGSVMVFGLGRWFGLPLLRVIMPGKTFQKFEFLLNHPKTELVILILFLIPGSPKDILTYIAGLTPVKPLHFFIAAMVARFPGILLSSYIGAHVEAKAYGPVIVATVIALGLFVAGVLLQDRIVPMLKHLKEKPGDRKLRP; this comes from the coding sequence ATGAATAACAGATTATTGTGGGTAAAAGGTTTAGCTCTCTTGTTTTTTGTGGGTACGGTGGTCTTTGTCACTGTGAAGTATGCCACGCCCCTGACCCGCTTCTTCAGCAATGCAAACCAATTGGGGGAGTATCTGGCCTCCTTCGGGATATGGGGCGCGGCAGTGTTTGTTTTGCTTCAGGCGGTACAGGTAGTGATTGCGCCGATACCCGGGGAAGTAACCCAGTTTGCTGGCGGATTCATTTACGGAACCATTCAGGGAACCCTTTTTTCGATCCTTGGTATTTTGATGGGATCAGTGATGGTATTCGGATTGGGGCGATGGTTTGGGTTGCCGTTATTGAGGGTGATTATGCCCGGGAAAACCTTCCAGAAATTCGAATTTTTATTGAATCATCCGAAGACAGAATTGGTGATTTTGATCTTGTTTCTCATTCCCGGCAGTCCAAAGGACATTCTGACCTACATTGCGGGTCTGACTCCCGTTAAGCCATTGCATTTCTTCATTGCCGCCATGGTGGCCAGATTCCCCGGTATCCTGCTGTCGTCTTACATTGGCGCTCATGTGGAGGCCAAAGCCTACGGTCCCGTCATTGTGGCCACTGTGATCGCTTTGGGTCTGTTTGTAGCTGGGGTACTGTTGCAGGATCGGATTGTACCCATGTTGAAGCATCTTAAAGAAAAGCCAGGAGATCGCAAACTCCGGCCGTAA
- a CDS encoding PilZ domain-containing protein, which produces MTTPVENRTHRRMVMEIPVGVVVVSKFRDLFIRKPRMQCMIEDVSIQGMKLATDQPIPEGAVVNLWVNLPVNGLSQAMKLRGRVCWTSTKSIASKFSAGVCLDVHFGRSVEVWIQAVRARINDHFRSSIQLGVTP; this is translated from the coding sequence ATGACAACACCTGTCGAAAATCGTACCCATCGGAGGATGGTGATGGAAATTCCTGTAGGGGTCGTTGTCGTTTCAAAGTTCCGGGATTTATTTATTCGGAAACCGCGGATGCAATGTATGATTGAGGATGTTTCGATTCAGGGGATGAAGCTGGCCACGGATCAACCAATACCGGAGGGCGCGGTCGTTAACTTGTGGGTTAATTTACCCGTTAATGGACTTAGTCAGGCCATGAAACTTCGTGGTCGGGTATGTTGGACCAGTACTAAAAGTATCGCAAGTAAGTTCTCTGCGGGTGTTTGTTTGGATGTTCATTTTGGACGGTCTGTGGAGGTGTGGATTCAGGCCGTGCGCGCACGAATCAACGACCATTTCCGAAGTTCAATTCAGCTGGGAGTAACCCCATGA
- a CDS encoding response regulator gives MKAMILEDDPVIRTLLGKVLSSDGYEVDSYDSPASCPLLADESCPCSQKGACPDVIISDYDMPTVSGLDFLEHLKRKQCKCKNVAVISGGWDEDELQSVLPIGLKAFGKPFSRRFWAWLSRIKGQGQALNRAYRRSFERFTCELPLELYFSSPGLVETVHAVARNISKGGMLIECQTFLAPMTSCQLSFKVPDWLPFKVGSDRMVMLTAQARHADRNSGIYGLQFLDQVA, from the coding sequence ATGAAAGCGATGATTCTTGAAGATGATCCTGTGATACGAACTCTGCTGGGGAAAGTATTGAGTTCGGATGGCTATGAAGTGGATTCTTATGATAGTCCGGCTTCCTGTCCTCTGTTAGCTGATGAGTCATGTCCCTGTTCACAGAAGGGAGCATGTCCCGACGTTATTATTTCGGATTATGACATGCCCACGGTCAGTGGGCTTGATTTTTTAGAGCATCTGAAGCGGAAACAATGCAAGTGTAAGAATGTTGCTGTGATTTCTGGCGGCTGGGACGAGGATGAACTTCAGAGTGTTTTGCCTATTGGCTTAAAGGCCTTTGGGAAACCCTTTTCCCGGCGGTTTTGGGCTTGGTTAAGCAGAATAAAAGGCCAGGGCCAGGCACTAAATCGGGCCTATCGACGAAGTTTTGAGCGATTTACCTGCGAATTGCCACTTGAGTTGTATTTCAGTTCTCCAGGCCTTGTTGAGACGGTACATGCTGTCGCCCGGAATATTTCCAAAGGGGGGATGTTGATTGAATGTCAGACGTTTCTTGCCCCCATGACGTCATGTCAGCTCTCCTTTAAAGTACCGGACTGGTTGCCGTTCAAGGTGGGATCAGACAGGATGGTGATGCTGACGGCCCAGGCGCGTCATGCCGACAGGAATTCAGGGATCTATGGCTTGCAATTCTTGGATCAGGTTGCGTGA
- a CDS encoding thymidine phosphorylase encodes MLPQWIIEKKRNGGILSDQELTDFIGGYVRGDIPDYQMAALAMAIFFRGMTPEEITSLTRVMMHSGDIVDTSSILRPKVDKHSTGGIGDKLSIPLAPIVACCGVAVPMISGRGLGITGGTLDKLESIPGYRTGLQIPEFINVLQSCGCSLIGQTERLVPADRKLYALRDVTATVPSIPLIVSSIMSKKLAEGLDGLVLDVKCGRGAFMKTRDEARALAEALVRVGRAMGKRVTALITAMDQPLGRAVGNSLEIMESIDILKGRGPADSTELTLALAAEMLVVAGVVPTPEAGLEVVRRKWQSGEPFEVFKKMVRLHGGDTEFLDDPRCFPIAKMKIDFTAVEKGFVQDVDAEKIGRASLLLGAGRAKTTDAIDYSAGLSNLMKIGEPVVAGAPLATLHAATQNRIDAAMGLVREAFVVGPASVPSGPLVLERV; translated from the coding sequence ATGCTTCCCCAATGGATTATCGAAAAGAAACGCAACGGTGGAATTCTCTCGGATCAAGAACTGACTGACTTCATTGGAGGTTATGTCAGGGGGGATATTCCTGATTATCAAATGGCTGCTTTGGCCATGGCCATATTCTTCCGGGGGATGACTCCAGAGGAGATTACCTCGTTGACCCGGGTTATGATGCACTCGGGCGACATCGTGGATACATCAAGTATTTTACGGCCCAAGGTGGATAAACACTCTACGGGCGGCATCGGCGACAAGCTTTCTATTCCCCTGGCACCCATTGTGGCGTGTTGCGGCGTTGCTGTTCCGATGATCTCCGGGCGGGGTTTGGGGATTACCGGCGGTACCTTGGATAAATTGGAGTCAATCCCCGGGTATCGTACGGGGTTACAAATCCCTGAATTTATCAATGTTTTACAGTCATGCGGGTGTTCATTGATTGGACAAACTGAACGACTGGTTCCGGCTGATAGGAAGCTTTATGCCTTGCGGGATGTAACCGCGACCGTGCCTTCCATTCCCCTGATTGTCTCCAGTATCATGAGCAAGAAATTGGCTGAAGGGCTTGACGGGCTGGTGCTGGATGTGAAGTGTGGCCGTGGTGCTTTTATGAAAACCCGGGACGAGGCCAGGGCTTTGGCCGAAGCGCTCGTACGGGTTGGTCGTGCGATGGGTAAGCGTGTGACGGCATTAATTACCGCCATGGATCAACCCCTTGGACGTGCTGTTGGTAATTCTTTGGAAATCATGGAGTCAATCGATATTTTGAAAGGGCGGGGGCCTGCGGATAGCACGGAATTGACACTGGCGCTGGCCGCAGAAATGCTTGTTGTGGCCGGCGTGGTCCCGACGCCAGAAGCCGGTTTGGAGGTGGTGCGCCGCAAATGGCAGTCGGGCGAACCTTTTGAAGTGTTTAAAAAAATGGTGCGGCTGCATGGAGGAGATACGGAGTTTTTAGATGATCCTCGTTGTTTCCCGATTGCTAAGATGAAGATTGACTTTACTGCAGTAGAAAAAGGATTTGTACAGGATGTGGATGCTGAGAAAATTGGCCGCGCCAGTTTGTTATTGGGGGCTGGGCGTGCCAAAACGACTGATGCAATCGATTACTCGGCCGGTTTGTCAAATTTGATGAAAATCGGGGAGCCAGTTGTCGCTGGTGCGCCATTGGCAACCTTACATGCGGCCACACAGAACCGCATAGATGCGGCTATGGGACTGGTTCGTGAAGCATTCGTCGTGGGTCCGGCCTCGGTGCCTTCAGGGCCGCTGGTGCTTGAAAGAGTTTGA
- a CDS encoding purine-nucleoside phosphorylase, giving the protein MNTDKLIVAAEKLRGAFQGFRPKLAIVMGSGWREVSNGFTVKQTIDYGDIPELGAPQVAGHGGQLLLAEQAGIDLLIFAGRRHWYEGVGWEPIAFPACLAKTLGASGMVLTNSAGGIRKSFQSGAVMVIDDHINLMGVNPLIGPHHAFWGTRFPDMTCIYDKRYRDTLDQISRSEGIPLAHGTYLAVTGPSYETPSEITAFRQWGADAVGMSTVPEAILAHAAGLKVVGLSCITNAAAGGSAVLSHDEVLAGARVAIPTLTRLLQEFVKEIGPL; this is encoded by the coding sequence ATGAATACAGATAAACTCATTGTGGCGGCAGAGAAGCTTCGTGGTGCCTTTCAGGGCTTTCGCCCCAAACTGGCCATCGTTATGGGCTCAGGATGGCGGGAGGTATCGAATGGGTTTACCGTCAAGCAAACCATTGACTATGGGGATATCCCGGAATTGGGCGCGCCTCAGGTGGCGGGCCACGGGGGGCAGCTTTTGTTGGCTGAACAAGCTGGCATCGATCTCTTGATTTTTGCAGGACGTCGCCATTGGTATGAAGGAGTAGGGTGGGAGCCTATCGCTTTTCCTGCCTGTCTCGCTAAAACGCTGGGCGCGTCAGGAATGGTTTTGACCAATAGTGCCGGTGGTATTAGAAAATCGTTTCAGTCCGGAGCGGTGATGGTGATTGATGATCACATTAACCTGATGGGGGTAAATCCGCTCATCGGCCCTCATCATGCGTTTTGGGGAACCCGCTTTCCAGACATGACCTGTATCTATGACAAAAGGTATCGGGACACGCTGGATCAGATCTCGCGGAGTGAGGGAATCCCTTTGGCTCATGGCACTTATTTGGCCGTGACGGGCCCCTCCTATGAAACCCCCTCTGAAATTACGGCCTTCCGGCAATGGGGCGCTGACGCCGTGGGGATGTCCACTGTACCGGAAGCAATTTTGGCTCATGCGGCAGGACTCAAAGTGGTGGGGCTATCTTGTATTACCAATGCGGCGGCAGGTGGCTCGGCGGTGCTTTCACATGATGAAGTTTTGGCGGGGGCACGTGTGGCGATTCCAACGCTGACACGTTTGTTGCAGGAATTTGTGAAAGAGATAGGGCCTTTATGA